One window from the genome of Acinetobacter sp. LoGeW2-3 encodes:
- a CDS encoding extracellular solute-binding protein has product MPFAVAKRLIYICGISVITQGAGAALQTTPYIAIHSQPKYAGLAHLPYANPAAPKGGYLSQSANGTFDNLNAMNGKGTAADGVEYLFDNLMTSSLDEPGVMYPLLAEKVTYDPKKTAYVIYHLNPKARFSDGSPVTAEDVKFSFDTYTTKGNPGLQMYLSDLDKTEVLSKHQVKMSFKSNNNSEMPLILAQMPIYSKKSWQGKDFSRITIQPILGSGPYLIESIDAGRSITYKRNPNYWAKDLPVNRGKYNFDRLKFVYYRNMDVGFEGFKSGQYTVHQEYTARKWMTEYNFSAIKDKMVVKYNFNHENPIPTQSFVFNTRRAPMHDIRFRQALTYAYDFEWQNKTLFYGQYRRLQSFFANSELEAKGVPSAEELAILKPYLAKLDPIQRAGVLKDWQYSVSDASGFNRKNLLIARELLLKAGYRYQNSQLLDPKGKPIRLEFLIHQDGLQRTLMPFIRNLKRLGITVNIRHVDVPQYIERMRSKDFDLTTNVLPQSLNPGNEQAQFWSSASADQPGNYNYAGIKNAAIDDVITKVIQAPDRQQLVIRTKVLDRLLRAGYYQIPTYGKGSNWYAYWNMYEQPKIKPKLAVGFDFWWSNPQKAAQVTQYLRRQK; this is encoded by the coding sequence ATGCCGTTTGCTGTTGCAAAACGCCTGATTTATATCTGTGGAATTTCGGTCATCACTCAGGGGGCGGGGGCTGCATTGCAGACCACGCCCTATATCGCCATTCATAGTCAGCCCAAATATGCCGGGCTGGCGCATTTACCTTATGCCAATCCCGCTGCCCCAAAGGGTGGTTATCTCAGCCAGTCTGCCAACGGCACCTTTGATAATTTGAATGCCATGAACGGCAAGGGTACAGCCGCAGACGGGGTAGAATATCTGTTTGATAATCTCATGACCAGCTCATTGGATGAGCCGGGCGTGATGTATCCCTTGCTGGCTGAAAAAGTCACTTATGATCCGAAAAAAACGGCTTATGTGATCTATCATCTGAATCCCAAAGCGCGTTTTAGTGATGGGTCTCCCGTCACTGCCGAAGATGTGAAATTCAGTTTTGATACTTATACCACTAAGGGCAATCCCGGCTTGCAGATGTATCTGTCGGATCTGGATAAAACCGAGGTGCTGTCCAAGCATCAAGTCAAGATGAGCTTTAAATCTAATAATAATTCTGAAATGCCGCTGATCCTGGCGCAGATGCCGATCTACTCGAAAAAGAGCTGGCAGGGCAAAGACTTTAGCCGTATCACCATACAGCCAATTTTAGGTTCAGGGCCTTATCTGATTGAAAGCATTGATGCCGGACGTAGCATTACTTATAAACGTAATCCAAATTACTGGGCTAAGGATTTACCCGTTAACCGGGGTAAATATAATTTCGACCGTCTCAAGTTTGTCTACTACCGAAATATGGATGTGGGCTTTGAGGGCTTTAAGTCTGGTCAATATACCGTCCATCAGGAATACACTGCACGTAAATGGATGACTGAATATAATTTTTCTGCCATCAAGGACAAGATGGTGGTGAAATACAATTTCAACCATGAAAATCCGATTCCAACGCAAAGCTTTGTATTTAATACCCGTCGTGCGCCGATGCATGATATCCGCTTCCGTCAAGCCTTAACCTATGCTTATGACTTTGAGTGGCAGAACAAGACTTTGTTCTATGGCCAGTATCGCCGTCTACAAAGTTTTTTTGCCAATAGTGAGCTGGAAGCGAAGGGCGTACCATCAGCCGAAGAACTGGCGATTTTAAAACCTTATCTGGCTAAACTGGATCCGATTCAACGTGCTGGTGTGCTGAAAGACTGGCAATATTCAGTCTCTGATGCTTCAGGTTTTAATCGCAAGAATTTACTGATCGCGCGGGAATTATTGCTCAAAGCGGGTTATCGCTATCAAAATTCGCAATTGCTTGATCCAAAAGGTAAACCGATTCGCCTCGAGTTTTTGATTCATCAGGATGGTTTGCAACGTACCCTGATGCCTTTTATCCGTAACCTGAAACGACTCGGGATTACGGTCAATATACGCCATGTCGATGTGCCGCAATATATTGAGCGCATGCGCAGTAAAGATTTTGATCTGACCACCAATGTCTTGCCGCAATCGCTGAATCCGGGTAATGAACAGGCACAGTTCTGGAGTAGTGCCTCAGCAGATCAGCCGGGGAACTATAACTATGCCGGTATTAAAAATGCTGCGATTGACGATGTCATTACTAAGGTGATTCAGGCACCGGATCGTCAGCAGTTAGTAATTCGTACCAAAGTTTTAGATCGTTTGCTACGTGCTGGCTATTATCAGATTCCGACTTATGGCAAAGGCAGCAACTGGTATGCTTACTGGAATATGTATGAACAGCCCAAGATCAAACCGAAGCTTGCGGTTGGGTTTGACTTCTGGTGGAGTAATCCACAAAAAGCTGCACAAGTGACCCAATATTTACGCCGTCAAAAATAA
- a CDS encoding NADH:flavin oxidoreductase/NADH oxidase family protein encodes MTQLADSIQIRNTTFKNRIIKGAMSEALANDTGQPNESHLKLYEAWAKGGLGCAITGNVMVDFRAKNEPGVVVAETERDLDQLKAWAEVGKHHGMVQLVQLSHPGRQCPKGLNRETVAPSAVPFSPALAVSFGTPRELREDEILDIILRFATSAAICEKAGFEGVQLHGAHGYLISQFLSPLTNKRQDQWGGSIENRTRFLLEIYKAVRAATSENFIISVKLNSADFQRGGITEDDVIYVFKAIDAAGIDLIEVSGGTYEAPAMAGAKADKRKASTIAREAYFLDFAEKIRQQVNCHIMVTGGFRTAAGMNAALESGACDFVGIARPFAVETDLGHKLVAGQDVRYAVEKIKTGIPMIDKMAIMEIIWYAAQFKQIAQGKQPNPKLSPLKVFLKYLKGNVTAVIKGQVNSRKSA; translated from the coding sequence ATGACACAACTGGCAGATTCAATTCAGATTCGTAATACCACATTTAAAAATCGCATTATCAAAGGCGCCATGAGCGAAGCGTTAGCCAATGATACAGGTCAGCCCAATGAATCACATTTAAAACTCTATGAAGCTTGGGCCAAAGGCGGGCTAGGCTGTGCGATTACCGGTAATGTTATGGTGGATTTCCGTGCCAAGAATGAACCGGGTGTGGTGGTCGCAGAAACGGAGCGCGATCTGGATCAGCTCAAAGCTTGGGCAGAAGTTGGCAAACACCATGGTATGGTGCAGTTGGTACAGTTATCCCATCCAGGGCGTCAATGTCCAAAGGGGTTAAATCGAGAAACTGTAGCACCATCGGCAGTACCTTTTAGTCCAGCACTGGCGGTTAGCTTTGGTACACCACGTGAACTTCGTGAAGATGAAATTCTGGATATTATTCTGCGTTTTGCAACTTCAGCTGCTATTTGTGAAAAAGCAGGCTTTGAAGGGGTGCAGTTGCATGGAGCACATGGTTATTTGATCAGCCAATTCTTATCACCATTGACCAATAAACGTCAGGATCAGTGGGGTGGCAGTATTGAAAACCGTACCCGTTTCCTGCTAGAAATTTATAAGGCGGTGCGTGCTGCAACTTCTGAGAATTTCATTATTTCTGTCAAATTGAATTCGGCTGACTTCCAGCGTGGCGGAATTACTGAAGACGATGTGATCTATGTTTTTAAAGCGATTGATGCTGCCGGCATTGACCTGATTGAAGTTTCAGGTGGTACTTATGAAGCGCCAGCAATGGCAGGCGCTAAAGCAGATAAACGTAAAGCATCGACCATAGCGCGTGAAGCTTATTTCCTGGACTTCGCCGAAAAAATCCGTCAGCAAGTCAACTGCCATATTATGGTCACAGGTGGATTTAGAACAGCAGCTGGCATGAATGCTGCACTTGAAAGTGGTGCCTGTGACTTTGTCGGCATTGCACGTCCATTTGCAGTAGAAACCGATCTGGGCCATAAACTTGTTGCAGGTCAGGACGTGCGTTACGCCGTCGAGAAAATTAAAACCGGTATTCCGATGATTGATAAAATGGCAATCATGGAAATTATCTGGTATGCGGCGCAGTTTAAACAGATTGCCCAAGGTAAACAGCCGAATCCGAAACTGTCACCGTTGAAAGTTTTCCTGAAATATTTAAAAGGGAATGTCACTGCCGTGATTAAGGGACAGGTCAATTCTCGTAAATCGGCATAA
- a CDS encoding iron-containing redox enzyme family protein → MFTSTEFCLAAPPFENLVQQSTKSFKDWVDFFLDEQISKTTKTDSAEQYLSQLIQHIDLSSMSWLDQPEDAATHFLEEHHKICGVFQDYLSRRKQGGQREYFATVSHAFEFLYRVAPTKMVDGSWLYSTLEHADQPALKDLIHIYLEELGLGHPQANHVTMYQDLLNTYELTAYSEQLDDRYYEQAAVQLALAYAPAEYLPLVIGFNLGYEQLPLHLLITNYELAELGINPHYFNVHITIDNAHNGHAQKSLQAFLDLYQSAEHPEGYLKMVKQGYLLNDIGKSSTQIVRELDLDAQVLKLFQQKALIGQYIHNQKCQFSGKTINEWLSQPEQIQEFLQVMMDKGWIQRGQPVEQSRFWKLIDDPDGKMFGVFNATEKQMIRDWIQGPELARRLSSHQLRTQTPVISRQQQHKLEELRLHLKRCDNNEDKLEILTPYVAPHCHYQQPGLWATQQVSKILFPFQTQAVQFS, encoded by the coding sequence ATGTTCACGAGTACGGAGTTTTGTTTAGCTGCACCCCCATTTGAAAATCTTGTTCAACAATCAACAAAAAGCTTCAAAGATTGGGTGGATTTTTTTCTGGATGAGCAGATCTCTAAAACAACAAAAACAGATTCGGCAGAACAATACCTCAGTCAGTTAATTCAGCACATCGATCTCAGTTCCATGAGCTGGCTCGACCAACCTGAAGATGCCGCTACGCACTTTTTAGAAGAACATCATAAGATTTGTGGCGTATTTCAGGACTATCTCAGCCGTCGTAAACAGGGCGGGCAACGTGAATACTTTGCTACTGTATCGCATGCATTTGAATTTCTATACCGTGTTGCACCGACCAAAATGGTCGATGGCTCATGGTTATACTCTACCCTTGAGCATGCTGATCAACCTGCACTTAAAGATCTGATCCATATTTATTTGGAAGAGCTGGGCTTGGGTCATCCGCAAGCCAATCATGTCACCATGTATCAGGACTTGCTAAACACCTATGAGCTAACAGCCTATAGTGAACAACTTGATGATCGTTATTATGAACAGGCAGCCGTCCAGCTGGCCCTGGCTTATGCGCCAGCTGAATATTTACCGCTGGTGATTGGCTTTAATCTAGGTTATGAGCAGCTTCCGCTGCATTTGCTGATTACCAATTATGAACTGGCAGAACTGGGCATCAATCCACATTATTTCAATGTACATATTACCATTGATAATGCGCATAATGGGCATGCACAGAAATCCCTGCAGGCTTTCCTAGATTTATATCAATCCGCAGAACATCCAGAAGGTTATCTGAAAATGGTGAAACAGGGTTACTTGCTCAATGATATTGGCAAAAGCTCAACTCAAATCGTGCGTGAACTGGATCTCGATGCTCAGGTATTGAAACTGTTCCAGCAAAAAGCGTTAATTGGTCAGTATATTCATAACCAAAAATGCCAGTTTAGTGGCAAGACCATTAATGAATGGCTATCCCAGCCTGAACAGATTCAGGAATTCTTGCAAGTAATGATGGATAAGGGCTGGATTCAACGCGGACAACCTGTAGAGCAGAGCCGTTTCTGGAAACTGATTGATGATCCAGATGGCAAGATGTTTGGTGTTTTTAATGCCACAGAGAAACAGATGATTCGTGACTGGATTCAAGGTCCGGAACTGGCTCGACGGCTTTCATCCCATCAGCTACGGACGCAAACGCCTGTGATCAGCCGGCAACAGCAACATAAGCTAGAAGAACTGCGCTTGCATCTGAAACGCTGTGACAATAACGAAGATAAACTGGAAATCCTTACACCTTATGTAGCCCCACATTGTCATTACCAGCAACCGGGATTATGGGCAACTCAACAGGTCTCTAAAATCCTGTTCCCTTTCCAGACCCAAGCCGTGCAGTTTAGCTAA
- a CDS encoding ABC transporter permease, with protein sequence MSPIMRARLQRFKENKLGFSCFIVFIIIFILSLGSELIASDKPLLVRYDSSLYVPAFKTYPETTFGGVFETEADYKDPVVQQLINAKGWALWPLIEYSYQTPNLELAVPVPSAPTSQNWLGTDDQGRDVLARILYGLRVSLLFGFALTIASAVIGIIIGAIQGYYGGWIDLAGQRILEVWGGLPMLFMVMILVSMFTPNVYWLFLIMLLFGWTTLVGLVRAEFLRARNFDYVRAARSLGVSDRAIIFRHILPNAMSSSLSQLPFMLTANITALTALDFLGYGLPPDAASLGELLLQGKNNLNAPWLALSGFFTLAIVLSLLIYIGEATRDAFDPRRQ encoded by the coding sequence ATGTCACCGATCATGCGAGCACGCTTGCAGCGTTTTAAGGAAAATAAACTCGGTTTCAGCTGCTTTATTGTCTTTATCATTATTTTTATTTTATCGCTTGGCTCAGAACTGATTGCGAGCGATAAACCGTTACTGGTGAGATACGACAGTTCATTGTATGTCCCGGCTTTCAAGACTTATCCGGAAACCACTTTTGGTGGCGTGTTTGAAACTGAAGCGGACTATAAAGATCCAGTCGTGCAGCAGTTAATTAATGCCAAGGGTTGGGCATTGTGGCCACTGATTGAATATTCTTACCAGACCCCAAATCTGGAACTGGCAGTACCAGTGCCATCAGCACCAACCTCACAAAACTGGCTGGGGACGGATGACCAAGGCCGTGATGTATTGGCACGGATTCTCTATGGCCTACGTGTATCGCTGCTGTTTGGCTTTGCGCTAACCATCGCATCGGCTGTGATTGGGATTATTATCGGTGCGATTCAAGGTTATTATGGTGGCTGGATTGATCTGGCAGGACAGCGCATTCTGGAAGTCTGGGGCGGTTTACCGATGCTGTTCATGGTGATGATTCTGGTCAGCATGTTTACCCCGAATGTGTATTGGCTATTTCTGATCATGCTGTTATTTGGCTGGACCACGCTGGTCGGGCTGGTACGGGCTGAATTCTTACGGGCGCGTAATTTTGATTATGTGCGTGCTGCTCGAAGTCTGGGTGTTTCTGACCGAGCCATTATTTTCAGGCATATTTTACCGAATGCCATGAGTTCGAGCCTGTCCCAGTTGCCATTTATGCTGACGGCTAATATTACTGCTTTAACCGCATTAGATTTCCTCGGCTATGGTCTGCCACCCGATGCGGCTTCACTGGGTGAATTGCTGTTACAAGGCAAGAATAATCTGAATGCGCCGTGGTTGGCTTTGTCTGGCTTCTTTACTCTGGCGATTGTTCTATCTTTACTGATTTATATTGGGGAGGCGACGCGTGATGCATTCGATCCAAGACGTCAATAA
- a CDS encoding ABC transporter ATP-binding protein: MHSIQDVNNAAPLLQVENLQIRSSDQVLVQQLSFELHAGQTLAIVGESGSGKSISSLAILGLLPRNLKVQGQAVLGGQNLLTLSQPQLRQIRGKKIAMIFQEPMTALNPLHRVEKIIGETLLLQGWSKSKARERVLELLKDVGIPEPEDKLKRYPHELSGGQRQRVMIAMALAQDPDILIADEPTTALDVTLQAQILHLLKSLQDSRQMAMILISHDLNLVKRYADQVIVMNKGLIEEQGEVEQIFNSPQSTYTQELLNHDFGQALPLGQTETLLELKQVEVKFPIKQGLLNRVKDYVTAVEPLDLTMMLGQSIGVVGESGSGKSSLALAIARLIESDGQILLQGQDLNQLSEKALRPLRSDFQIVFQDPFSSLNPRMTIEQIIGEGLGLKAMTKEQIRSRVEEALARVELPVSFKDRYPHELSGGQRQRVSLARALILRPKLLILDEPTSALDRTTQRAIVKLLRRIQQEEGISYLFISHDLQVVRALCQQVLVLHHAQVMEFQGTEQLFLNPQTEYTRQLIAASQY; this comes from the coding sequence ATGCATTCGATCCAAGACGTCAATAACGCAGCGCCACTCCTACAGGTAGAGAACCTGCAGATCCGCAGTTCTGATCAGGTACTGGTGCAGCAGCTGAGTTTTGAACTGCATGCTGGACAGACTTTAGCCATTGTTGGGGAAAGCGGTTCAGGTAAATCGATTAGTAGTCTGGCAATTTTGGGTTTGTTGCCAAGAAACTTAAAGGTACAAGGCCAAGCGGTATTAGGTGGTCAGAATTTACTGACGCTTTCTCAACCTCAATTACGTCAGATTCGTGGCAAAAAAATTGCCATGATCTTTCAGGAGCCGATGACCGCACTGAATCCACTGCATCGGGTAGAAAAGATCATTGGCGAAACCTTGCTGCTGCAAGGCTGGTCCAAATCCAAGGCACGGGAACGGGTGCTGGAATTGCTGAAGGATGTTGGCATTCCTGAACCCGAAGACAAACTCAAGCGTTATCCACATGAACTGTCGGGTGGTCAGCGCCAACGGGTGATGATTGCCATGGCACTGGCGCAGGATCCGGATATCCTGATTGCCGATGAGCCGACCACCGCGCTCGATGTGACCTTACAAGCCCAGATTTTACATCTACTTAAATCTTTGCAAGATAGCCGTCAAATGGCAATGATCTTGATCAGCCATGACCTGAATCTGGTGAAGCGTTATGCTGACCAAGTGATTGTAATGAATAAGGGGCTTATTGAAGAACAGGGTGAAGTCGAACAAATCTTTAATTCACCACAATCAACGTATACTCAAGAATTACTTAATCATGATTTTGGTCAGGCGTTGCCTTTAGGACAGACCGAAACCTTGCTTGAACTCAAGCAGGTAGAAGTCAAGTTCCCAATCAAACAGGGCTTGCTGAATAGGGTTAAAGACTATGTGACGGCTGTCGAACCACTCGACTTGACTATGATGCTGGGACAGTCGATTGGTGTAGTGGGAGAAAGTGGTTCTGGTAAAAGCTCACTGGCTTTAGCAATTGCCCGACTGATTGAAAGTGATGGACAAATTTTACTGCAAGGGCAGGATCTGAATCAGCTCTCAGAAAAAGCCTTACGACCATTACGTAGTGATTTTCAGATTGTGTTTCAGGATCCGTTTAGCAGCCTGAATCCGCGTATGACCATTGAGCAGATCATCGGCGAAGGGCTGGGCTTAAAAGCAATGACCAAGGAGCAAATCCGTAGTCGTGTCGAGGAAGCTTTAGCTCGGGTAGAACTGCCTGTATCGTTTAAAGACCGCTATCCACATGAACTTTCGGGTGGGCAGCGTCAGCGAGTATCACTGGCGCGAGCATTGATTTTACGTCCAAAACTGTTAATTCTGGATGAGCCAACCTCGGCGCTAGATCGAACCACACAACGTGCGATTGTAAAGCTGTTACGCCGTATCCAGCAGGAAGAAGGCATTAGCTATCTGTTTATTAGCCATGACTTGCAGGTCGTACGTGCACTCTGTCAGCAGGTACTGGTGCTGCATCATGCGCAAGTCATGGAATTTCAGGGAACCGAACAATTGTTCCTGAATCCGCAAACTGAATATACGCGCCAATTGATTGCAGCCAGCCAATATTAA
- a CDS encoding alpha/beta fold hydrolase yields MKVIFIHGMNQQHHSAASIRQRWLHILQKSIRQHQHDVRFSYLKRHIRIPFYGDLLSRYNVRNLLEAGTLMPKQWPSFPFRKPIQPQLPAPVPRPGWRKPTISSDLSKPSSSESMDFRQKFNYFTAISKNVALRDFALLLNYFPNLHRNLLQKFLIETYLYLDNPDFMKQVHERIARQLNGRQPCIVVAHSLGSVIAYNYLIQHPELNVQRFITLGAPLAFQVIQSHLPQPIVRPEAIKGDWINFYSTDDYLTAIPLTEPPFKFEPEIINHGIRTHIHRPHDITGYLLHPQVVEAILELLKNPA; encoded by the coding sequence ATGAAAGTTATTTTTATTCATGGAATGAACCAGCAACATCATAGCGCTGCATCAATCCGCCAGCGCTGGTTGCATATACTTCAAAAAAGCATTCGACAACATCAGCATGATGTCAGATTTAGTTATTTAAAACGTCACATTCGCATTCCATTTTATGGGGACCTGCTTTCACGTTATAACGTCCGTAATCTTCTAGAGGCTGGCACACTCATGCCAAAGCAATGGCCGAGTTTTCCTTTTCGTAAGCCTATTCAACCTCAGCTTCCTGCCCCTGTTCCACGTCCGGGCTGGCGCAAGCCCACAATTTCTTCTGATCTTTCCAAACCTAGCTCGAGTGAAAGCATGGATTTCAGACAGAAATTCAATTATTTCACTGCCATCAGCAAGAATGTTGCGCTGCGGGATTTTGCATTATTGCTCAATTATTTTCCCAACCTGCATCGTAATTTATTGCAGAAATTTTTGATTGAAACTTATCTTTATCTGGATAATCCTGATTTCATGAAGCAAGTGCATGAGCGGATTGCCCGGCAATTGAATGGTCGTCAACCCTGTATTGTGGTTGCCCATTCTCTGGGTAGTGTGATTGCTTATAATTACCTTATCCAGCATCCTGAACTGAATGTACAGCGTTTTATTACTTTAGGCGCGCCTTTAGCCTTCCAGGTGATTCAGTCACATTTACCGCAGCCGATTGTGCGACCTGAGGCGATTAAAGGTGATTGGATCAATTTCTATTCAACCGATGACTATCTCACCGCCATTCCTCTGACAGAACCGCCATTTAAGTTTGAACCAGAAATTATTAACCATGGTATTCGCACACATATTCACCGTCCGCATGATATTACTGGCTATTTACTGCATCCACAGGTGGTAGAAGCCATTTTGGAATTGCTTAAAAATCCGGCTTAA
- a CDS encoding microcin C ABC transporter permease YejB, with amino-acid sequence MGTYILKRLLLIIPTLFLILLINFIVIQIAPGGPVEQAIQQAETFQGMGGTTGAETAQAKSSYQGAKGLSDEMVEKIKAQYGFDQPAHIRFWEMLKSYVRLDFGISFFKDKPVTNLLVEKLPVSLSLGLWSTLLIYLVSIPLGIRKARQHGSLFDKSTSMLLAVGYAIPAFVFAILLIVFFAGGSYFQWFPLQGLVTENFAELSWLGKIKDYFWHMTLPLLAMVIGGFAGLTYLTKYSFMEELSKQYVLAARAKGLNESRVLYGHVFRNAMLIVIAGLPEALVGIFFVGNLFIEIIFNLDGLGLLGFEAIVQRDYPVIFGTLFIFTLLGLILRLISDVMYQMIDPRINFESRGAK; translated from the coding sequence ATGGGAACCTACATACTCAAGCGACTCTTGCTGATTATTCCGACTTTATTTTTGATCCTGCTGATTAATTTCATCGTCATTCAAATTGCCCCTGGTGGGCCGGTAGAACAGGCGATTCAACAGGCGGAAACTTTCCAGGGTATGGGTGGAACTACAGGTGCTGAAACTGCACAGGCGAAAAGTAGCTATCAGGGTGCTAAAGGTCTGAGTGACGAAATGGTAGAAAAGATCAAGGCACAATATGGTTTCGATCAACCTGCGCATATCCGGTTTTGGGAAATGCTGAAAAGTTATGTACGGCTAGATTTTGGGATTAGCTTTTTTAAAGATAAACCGGTGACCAACTTGCTTGTGGAAAAATTACCTGTTTCATTGTCTTTAGGGCTGTGGAGCACCTTGCTAATTTATCTGGTCTCGATTCCACTTGGGATTCGCAAAGCACGCCAGCATGGCAGCCTGTTTGATAAATCCACTTCTATGCTGCTCGCTGTGGGCTATGCCATTCCAGCCTTTGTCTTTGCTATTTTGCTCATTGTTTTCTTTGCTGGTGGTTCCTATTTTCAATGGTTCCCATTACAGGGGCTGGTAACGGAAAACTTTGCTGAGCTGTCCTGGCTCGGAAAAATTAAAGATTACTTCTGGCATATGACCTTGCCGTTGCTGGCGATGGTGATTGGCGGTTTTGCCGGACTGACTTATCTGACCAAATACTCGTTTATGGAAGAGCTGAGCAAACAGTATGTGCTGGCAGCACGTGCTAAAGGCTTGAATGAATCACGTGTGCTGTACGGTCATGTATTCCGTAATGCCATGCTGATTGTCATCGCAGGTCTGCCGGAAGCATTGGTCGGGATCTTCTTTGTCGGTAACCTGTTTATTGAAATTATCTTTAATCTGGATGGACTGGGCTTGCTTGGCTTTGAAGCGATTGTGCAGCGTGATTATCCGGTGATTTTTGGTACCTTATTTATCTTTACTTTGCTCGGGCTGATTTTACGTTTGATCAGTGATGTGATGTATCAGATGATTGATCCGCGGATTAACTTTGAATCGCGAGGTGCCAAATAA